The sequence below is a genomic window from Phycisphaerales bacterium AB-hyl4.
GTCCGGGTCATTCCACGGGCCGAAATAGTGCAACCGCTGGCGAATCTTCTTACACCATTGGCCGTTGCGGTGGGCGGTCATCTTCACCGTGTCGCTATGCGGCCACTTCGGTTTACTCGCCTGCTTCGCCATCGTGATACCTCCCTTGGGCCGCCACTAGATTAGAACGATTCTAAACTAGATAGCTGCCGGTTGTCGTGAACGGTTGTCGTCACGTCAAACGGTATCACAATATGCCGTAAAAAGCTAGGTTCTAGAACTACAAAACAAACTTGCTCAAATCCTTGTCCTTTACGATCGACGCCACCTGCTCGCGAACAAATTCCTCCGTCACCTTCAACTGCGAATCGCCCGCTTCCACCCGATCCGGCGCGTCGAAGTTCACCTGCTCGAAGACCTTCTCCACGATCGTCATCAACCGTCGAGCGCCGATGTTTTCCAGCGACGCATTCGCGTCCGCCGCCAGTTCCGCCATCGCTTCAATCGCGCCATCCTCGAACGTAACCGTCAGCCCTTCAACGCCAAGCAGCGCTTCCTGTTGGCGCGTGAGTGCGTTGCCAGGTTCGGTGAGAATCCGCACGAACTCCTCCTTGCCCAACGGCGAAAGCTCCACGCGAATCGGAAACCGCCCTTGTAACTCCGGCATCAGATCGCTCACCGCCGCGGAATGAAACGCGCCCGCCGCCACGAAAAGAATGTGATCCGTCTTCACCATGCCATGCCGGGTGTTCACCGTCGAACCTTCAACGATCGGCAGCAGGTCGCGTTGCACGCCCTGCCTCGAAACGTCAGGCGAACCACCACCACCCCCACCGCCTTTCCCGCCGCCGCTGCCCGATGCGACCTTGTCGATTTCATCGAGAAAAATGATCCCGCTCTGCTCGGTGCGCTCGATCGCCTCGGCGGTGATCTTTTCCGTATCCAGCAGCTTCTCCGTCTCTTCCTCGGCGAGCACGCGGCGGGCGTCCGTCACCTTCATCTTCCGGCGCTTGCTCTGCTCGGGCATCATCTTCTCCAGCATGCCCGCCATGTCCGGGTCCATCTGGTCCAGGCCCATGTTCGCGAACATCATGCCCGTGTTCGGCTTCCGCTGAATGACAATCTCCACCTCCCGATCATCAAGCTTCCCCGCGTCAAGCTGCTCGCGCAGCCGCTCGCGAATGCGCTCCCGCCGCTCCTGCGAAGCCTCTGGCGGAACATAGCCCGAGGAACTCTCGCCGCCATCGGAATTGCTCACCGTCGCCCGCGAGCGAAACGTCGGCTCCGAGCCGGGCAACAACAGATCGATCAG
It includes:
- the hslU gene encoding ATP-dependent protease ATPase subunit HslU — protein: MENMTPRQIVDELDRYIIGQADAKRAVAVAIRNRWRRRRLEGEIAREVYPKNIIMIGPTGVGKTEIARRLAKLASAPFIKIEASKFTEVGYHGRDVESMIRDLLEQAISMVRAEQAEKVTERATEAANDRLIDLLLPGSEPTFRSRATVSNSDGGESSSGYVPPEASQERRERIRERLREQLDAGKLDDREVEIVIQRKPNTGMMFANMGLDQMDPDMAGMLEKMMPEQSKRRKMKVTDARRVLAEEETEKLLDTEKITAEAIERTEQSGIIFLDEIDKVASGSGGGKGGGGGGGSPDVSRQGVQRDLLPIVEGSTVNTRHGMVKTDHILFVAAGAFHSAAVSDLMPELQGRFPIRVELSPLGKEEFVRILTEPGNALTRQQEALLGVEGLTVTFEDGAIEAMAELAADANASLENIGARRLMTIVEKVFEQVNFDAPDRVEAGDSQLKVTEEFVREQVASIVKDKDLSKFVL